TCAACCTGCTGGACACGCTCCGCGCGAGTCGCCATACCGAGATCGTGCCCGCCAGTCGTGCTCTCATGGATGCCGGCCTTGCGCTGTACCGCCGACGCCTGGACAAGGACTGGTCGCTCACGGACTGCATTTCGTCCGTCGTGATGGGGGAGCGGGGCATCAGGGAAGCGCTGACGGCAGACCATCACTTCGAGCAGGCCGGCTTCGTGGCGCTCCTGAAGTAAGGCGCGGCAGCGAGTGCCAGGACGCCCACCTTCGCTCCGCAAGCGAACGCGAGAGGGGACCGCTATGAGGGCACTGGCTGCTCTCGTCCTGCTGTGCACGCCGGCCCTGGCGGCAGAGCCGGTTGCCAAACCCGCCTTGAACGCCGACCCCGGCGGCAAGGTGGGCGAGAGGCCCTATGAGATGGTCTGGGCCGACCGCAAGCCCGAACATCCCGAGACCCTGGACTTCGAGGACCTGACGGGCTGGACGGCGGTCGGCTTCCTCGGCTGCACCGCGGAACTCGTCCGCTCGCGCGAGGAGCTGATGTACGGCACCTACACGGGCAAGGTGACGTACACGGGGAAGACGGGCGCGAGCTACTTCGAGCTGAGGCCGCCTCAGCCCGTGCCCATTGCCGGCGAGCCGACGGCTTGCCAACTGTGGGTGCGGGGGAACAACTGGGGCTGGCACCCCAAGCCCCAAACCGCCCGGACGAATGTCTATGCCATCGTCCGCGACGCTCAGGGCGAGCACTTCGCCATCAGCCTCGGCCACGTGAACTTCGACTACTGGTTCCTCCTGCACGCGGCATTCGTCTCGCCCACGGGCCAGCTCACTGGCCGCATCCACAAGGAAGGCCAGGGCGACGGGAAGATTGACTACCCGCTCAGCTTCGTGGCCCTCCGCGTGACCAATTGCGCCGACGAGAAGCCGGCCAGGCTCTCCTTCGATTCGCTCCAGTTCTACCGGCCCGACTACAAGCCGCTCTCCGAGCCGAAGCTGCCGCCGAAGGACGTGCCGTGGCCCACCACCCCCGAGACCATCACGCCAACCCCCCAGGAGCGCGTGAGCAACAAGTTCAGCCAGGAAGGCCCCGCCCGCGTCTTCACCGCGCGGGGCCGCCGCGACAGGATTCGTTGGACCTATCTGCCCAAGACAGGCACCCTCGACGATCTGACGGTGGAGATCAACGGCAAGCAGTTCCAGCCGTGCGTTGGCGGAGGCCCGGTCTTCGAGCTCGGCGGCCGCGAGTGGAAGCCCGGCGACGAAGGGCTCAAGCAAGGCTGCGTCGGTCTCGAGCAGTACGGCGACGGGACGGTCCTGGTTCACTGCTCGGCGCAAGTCGGCGCGGAGGAGGTCGCCTACTCGTACCATTTGCGGGCGATCGGCAAGTCGCTCCAGGTGACGGCCCGGTGCTCCGAGCCGAAGGTTACGGCCTTCCGCATCGGGCGAACGAAGGGCACGCCGAACGCCGACCTCTTCACCGTGCCCTACCTCAACATCGAGAGCGGCCCGCACTTCATCCACTGGGACGGCGTCTTCCTCTCGGCGCTTCTCGACTGGTATAACTCCGACGCCTCAACGCTTGAGGCGGCCAGCGGCAACCCGGCGCCGGGCGAGTACGTCTACAACGGCGGCTCGCGCTACCTGCCGAAGACCGACGGCGCCCGCAACCCGCTCCGCGAACGGCTCATCCTCACCGTGGCGAGCGACTTCGCCGAGGTGCTGCCCAACCTGCCGCACCCGAAGAACCCGAACGCGCCTCTGGCGACGAGCTCCATCTGGCGAAACGTGGGCGAGCCGGTGCCTGACCTCCTCAAGCGGCTGAAGGCGCACGGCGTCGAGCGCTTCATCTGCCCCCTCCACGAGGTCGGCTGGCGCGACGCCGGCGAATCCTTCACCTTCCGCCTCCGCTGCGCGCCCCGCATCGGCGACGAGAAGATGATCGAGTACGGCAAGTGGGTCCACAGCCTCGGCTACCGCTTCGGCCTCTACGCCAACTACACCGACTACGCGCCCGTCAACGAACACTGGCGCGAGGACCGCGTGTGCCTGGACTCGGACGGCAACTGGCGCGGCGCCTGGCCCCGCTGCGTCGCCCCCAAGCCGACCTGGGCCTGGCAGGCCGAGGCCGACCTCGCCCCCAAGATCGCCGCCAAGTTCGGCGCTACCACCTGCTACAGCGACGTCCACACCGCTATCGCCCCCTGGCACCGCACCGACTACGACGCCCGCGTGCCCGGCGCCGCCATGTTCCGCACCATTTGGGACTGCTATGCCCACATCCTCTGGAACGACTGCAAGGCATACGGCGGCCCGGTCTTCAGCGAGGGCAATATGCAGTGGATGTATGCCGGCCTCATCAGCGGCAACTACGGCCAGATGGGCTGGGCCGGCCCCGAACGCTGGAAGCGGCCGCCGCTGGTGGACTTCGATCTCCTGAAGATGCACCCGCTCCAGTGCGACTTCGGCATGGGCTCGCCCGACATGTTCTACCCGTCGCACGGCGGCGAGTGGGCGCGCGACCGCAGCCGCACCAGCCCGTGGCTCGACCGCTTCATCACCTCCACCCTCGCCTTCGGCCACATCGGGTTCCTGGCGATGGAGTGGGGTCTCGACGGCGGCCTGAAGAGCTTCTACATGACCAACGCCGTCCAGCAGCGCTACGCCCTCGTGCCTGTCGCCGAGATTCGCTACTTTGACGGCTCGAAGCTTCTCCCCACCTCCGACGCCATCCGCACGGGGGCCTACAAACGCGGCCAAGTGTACGTGAAGTACCAAAGCGGCCTCGAACTCTGGTGCAACCTGAGCTTCGAGCACGATTGGCAGGTGAAATGCGACGGCAAGACCTGGCTCCTGCCGCCGACCGGCCACCTGGCCTTCAAGAAGGGCGACATCCTTCAGTTTTCGGCCGTCGTGGATGGACATGATGGACAGAGGATGGACTATGTGGAGTCGCCGGATTATTTCTACGTGGACAGCCGGGACCGCTTCGGGGCAATGGGGCCTCTGGCCTGCAAGGGTGCGGCGGCTCTCAAGCCCGTAACCTGTGCCGTAACCTCCCGCAGGTTCCAGAACCTGCGGGAGGTTGGGGAGTGGTGGGCGATTCCCTGCGACAAGTGCGATGACCTGACCATTCGTCCGACGCATCTGGGGCTGGCCGCCGACGCCGCCCTCGCCGCCGAAGCCTTCGGCCTGGAAGACAAGCCCCTCGGCCCCGCCGAAGTGCGCGTGAGCAACCTCGGCCGCACGATCATGCCCGTCAAGGATGCGGCCCGCTACCACGTCCGCGTCGCCGGTACCGCTCACGCGCCCGTGCCCGACGACGGCGTCCGCAGACTCGTCCTCGGCCTCGACTACCCCGCGAGCATCGTCGTGGCGAACCTGGGCAAGGCCCCGCTGCGCGACATCTGCGTCTCTGCTGAGCGGCTCGGCTCCGGTGGCGGGGGAGCGGAAGATTCTTGTATTCTCAAGAATGTGAGAACATCACCGATCCTGCGCCGGGGTTCCGAGGGGCGCGTGGAGGCGAGCCTGCATGTGCCGGCCGATCCCAGGCCCGGCGAGCGGCTGTGGTATCGCATGCGGGTGAGCGGCCGAATGGGGGACAAGGAGGCGGAGGGCCTCGGCTGGTTCACCGGCATCGCGGCAAAGGCGGTTGACGTGGCGGCCCGCCCCGCCGACCCCGCGCCAAGTCCGATCGGAGGCCCGCAGACCCTCCTCGTAAGCCTCCGCAGCAACCTGCCGACAGAGGCCCCCGTCGCCCTCACGCCCATCAGCCCATCGCTGATTCTCAAGCCGCGCCTCGCCGAGCTACGCCTGCGGCCGGGCGAGGAGCAGAGGCTGGGCTTCCGCTACGTTGTGCCAGCCACGCCGGGCGTCCACCTGTGCGAGCTGAAGGTGCGTCATGGGGCGGGGAGCCAGCCCACCCAGGTCGAGCGACTATGGCTGCGTTTCGCGCGGGCCAAGGCCACCGTGGCGGAGCTGAGCAAGCTCACGCCCTCGCGCCTCGGAATGCAGTTCCGGGGGAAGGCCGAAGAGCCGCTGGCGGCGGAGAGCGGAGCGATCTTCCGGGCGGCAATGAATGCCGTGGGCGGGGCCGAGAAGAGCGGCTTCTTCTGCCATCCGCCCTACTCGGGCGGCGTGGGCTGCGCCTGGGGCGAGTTCGAAGCCGCGCTGCCCAACGAGCCGTGCGAGTTCGAGTCCCTCGTCGGCTTCACCGACGGCTCGACGACCGCCGACGGGTGCGTGTTCTCGCTTCAGGTCAGAGAACTCCCCGCGGGTTCCAAACCCGCGGGAGGTTGGGTGACTGTTGGCAGCTTGCAGTTCGGCGAGCTGAAGAAGTGGCAGCCGTTCCGCGCCGACCTCTCGGCGTTTCGCGGCAAGAAGGTGGCGTTGCGGCTGGTGACGGATGTCGGGCCGGCCGGTAACTCGCACAGCGACTGGGCGGCCTGGGGCGAGCCGCGTGTCGTGCTGGGAGGCGAACGCCTGGCCGTCGAGGTGCTCGACAGAGAGACCGCCCCGCTCAAGTAGCCCTGCGCGGCAGCTCGCACACGGCGACGGGGAAGGTGACGGTGAAGCGGGTGCCCCGGCCCGGCTGGCTCTCGAAGGTGATCTCGCCGTCGTGCGCCTGCACAATCTCTCGGACGATCGAGAGGCCCAGCCCCGTGCCCTCCTGGGCGAACTCGCGGGCGTTGCTCGCGCGGAAGAACTCCTCGAAGAGGTGCTCCTGGTCCTCGGGCGGGATGCCGATGCCCGTGTCGGCCACCTCGAACACCAGGCGGGACTCGTCGGCGCGGCTGGTCACGGTGACGCGCCCGCCTTCCGGCGTGTACTTGATGGCGTTGGAGACGAGGTTGACCAGCACGTCGCGGAGCCGGTCGGGCTCGGCGTAGATCTGCGCCGCGCCGGCCTCGAGGCGCACCTCGAGCGTCTGGCGCTTCTCCTCCGATTGCGGGCCGTAGAGCGCCAGCACGCGCTGGGCCATCTCGTCGAACGCCACGAGGCCGCGAACCGGCTTCTGGTCGCGCGCGTCGCGCAGGCGCGAGAGGGCCAACAGGTCGGCCAGCATGTCGAGCATCACGCGCGTGCGGTGCTCGGCCCGCTGGATGAACTCGACCCGCTTGCCCTCGCCCAGGGCGGCGTAGTTGCGCAGGAAGACGTTCAGCAGCGACTGGATGGCCGACAGAGGCGAGCGGAGCTGGTGCGCCGCCACGCGCATGAAGCGCGACTTGCGGGCCTCGAGGTCGGCCAGCCGCGCCGAGGTGGCGGCCAGCTCGGCCTGCCGCTCGCGCAGCCGGGCCACGATGGACGTGGTCATGAAGGCCGACACGAAGAGCGTGACGGCCAGCGCGCCCAGGTGGCCGAAGATGAACGGCGCGCTCTGGAAGTGGCGCTCGGCCATGTAGCCGGGCAGGTAGTAGTGCGGCACGGCCCCCCAGCGCTCCAGCAGCACGAGCGCCGCGAACAGGCCGAACGCCACCCCCGCGTGCGCATAGCTCTGCCACCGCGGCAACATCACGCTGGCGATGATCACGTGGAACACGTAGAAGATGCTCAGCGGGTTCTCCACCCCGCCCGAGAAGTGCAGCAGCACGGTCATGCACAGCAGGTCGGCCAGCACCTGCACGTTGGCGAAGCGCTCGGCGGTGCGCGCCGTCACCTCCTCCTGCGGGCGCGCGTGCAGCCGTTCGGCGTACCAGCGGAACAGCAGGTTGTAGGCGGCGAGCATGGCCCCGAGGCCGAAGAGCTGCGCCAGCGGGAGCTGAATGCCCACGAGCCACCGGGTGCCCGCGACAACGGCAAACAGCGCCGCCACGGCCAGCCACCGCAGCCGGATGAACCAGCGGCACAGGGCCAGCAGCCCCTCGCTGCGGCTCGCGAACGGCTCGAGGGACGGCACCAGCAGGCGGCGAGGCATCTCCCCTCCTTCACGTCCCGGCCCTACGGGGCGCTCGGGGGGCCGCCCCCGCTACTCGATCTCCATCGCCTCCACGGCGAACTCGTGGCCGCCGACGATGGCGTGGCGCAGGCCGCCGCACTGGGGGCAGCCGGGCTTCTCCGTGTCGGCGCCGTAGCGCGCGCCGCACTCGGCGCAGGCGAACTCCACGGGCTTCTCCACCACCTCGTACGCGGCACCCTCCAGCGGCGTGCCCTGGGCGTACTCCCGGAGGTGCTCGATGATGTGATCGGCATCGGCGCCGCTCAGTTCCCCGACGACCAGCGTCACCTTGACCACCCGCTGGCAGTCGTGCTTGGCCAGCTCAGCCTGAAGGGTGCGGAACACGGCCTCCGCGCGGCCCGATTCGTGCATGGCAACATCCCCAACTGAAGGCCTCGGCCCGGCGTCCTGCGCCTCGCCCACGATGCTACCCCAGCGCTCCCGGGCTGTCAAGCGCTTGAAGCGCCCGGCGGCCCCCGCTATAATCGCCGGCCACGTCCCGAACAGTCCCTGCAACCAGGAGGCACACCGTGTTCAAGAACCTGTGCGCGGGCGCGATCGGCGTCGGCGGCTCGACCCTCGAGGTCGCCGCCCTGGCCAGGAAGACAGGCTTCGGCGGCATGGACCTCAATGCCGGCGAGGCGGCCACGCTGCTGGAGCTGGGCGAGCTGGACACCCTGAAGCGCCTCTACGACCAGTATGGCCTGGTACCCGGCGGCTTCGGCCTGCCCGTCGAGTTCCGCCGCGACGAGGAGACCTTCCAGAAGTCCCTCGCCCCGCTGCCGCGCCTGGCCAAGGCCGCCGCCGCGATGGGCTGCTTCCGCTGCCCCACGTGGATCCTGCCCTTCTCGAACGATCTGCCCTTCGCCGAGAACTTCGAAACCCATCGCCGCCGCCTCAAGGCCTGCGCCGAAATCCTCCGGGACAGCGGCGTCTGGCTCGGCCTCGAGTTCGTCGGCCCCAAGACCATGCGCGTCGGCAAGGCGCACGAGTTCATCTGGAACATGAAGGGCATGCTCGAGCTCGCCGACGCCATCGGCACGGGCAACGTG
The DNA window shown above is from Planctomycetota bacterium and carries:
- a CDS encoding hydrogenase maturation nickel metallochaperone HypA; this encodes MHESGRAEAVFRTLQAELAKHDCQRVVKVTLVVGELSGADADHIIEHLREYAQGTPLEGAAYEVVEKPVEFACAECGARYGADTEKPGCPQCGGLRHAIVGGHEFAVEAMEIE
- a CDS encoding PIN domain-containing protein translates to MRVAFADSAFYRAAANPRDELHPAATTLARGFRGRRVTTDFVLIELGNFLARTDDRSLFLNLLDTLRASRHTEIVPASRALMDAGLALYRRRLDKDWSLTDCISSVVMGERGIREALTADHHFEQAGFVALLK
- a CDS encoding sugar phosphate isomerase/epimerase family protein, which produces MFKNLCAGAIGVGGSTLEVAALARKTGFGGMDLNAGEAATLLELGELDTLKRLYDQYGLVPGGFGLPVEFRRDEETFQKSLAPLPRLAKAAAAMGCFRCPTWILPFSNDLPFAENFETHRRRLKACAEILRDSGVWLGLEFVGPKTMRVGKAHEFIWNMKGMLELADAIGTGNVGLLLDCWHWYTAHGTVADLLQLKPEQVVYVHVNDAPAGVDVDAQVDNVRRMPGETGVIDIAGFLKALAKIGYDGPITAEPFVPQLKELPPIEACRRTSVALDKILRSAGLA
- a CDS encoding HAMP domain-containing sensor histidine kinase, with protein sequence MPRRLLVPSLEPFASRSEGLLALCRWFIRLRWLAVAALFAVVAGTRWLVGIQLPLAQLFGLGAMLAAYNLLFRWYAERLHARPQEEVTARTAERFANVQVLADLLCMTVLLHFSGGVENPLSIFYVFHVIIASVMLPRWQSYAHAGVAFGLFAALVLLERWGAVPHYYLPGYMAERHFQSAPFIFGHLGALAVTLFVSAFMTTSIVARLRERQAELAATSARLADLEARKSRFMRVAAHQLRSPLSAIQSLLNVFLRNYAALGEGKRVEFIQRAEHRTRVMLDMLADLLALSRLRDARDQKPVRGLVAFDEMAQRVLALYGPQSEEKRQTLEVRLEAGAAQIYAEPDRLRDVLVNLVSNAIKYTPEGGRVTVTSRADESRLVFEVADTGIGIPPEDQEHLFEEFFRASNAREFAQEGTGLGLSIVREIVQAHDGEITFESQPGRGTRFTVTFPVAVCELPRRAT